One segment of Diaphorobacter sp. HDW4B DNA contains the following:
- a CDS encoding branched-chain amino acid ABC transporter permease, giving the protein MNWYLLLGQATVNGLVVGLLYLLMAVGFTLVFGVMRMVNFAHGEFYMLGAFAAYVLMVHLGAPFLLAVVLTVVIAIVFGSLVEWLVLKPFRKDELNGMIVTIGLAMILQNVALMVFGPDPVSVPAIATGASSFLGVTVANSRLYVIAFAVAVLVLLYVFLRHSAVGRGLRAVVEDADIAALQGVKARLYYPLGFGIGIGLAAIAGALMAPLFSVSPFMGQAPLLKAFMVVILGGLGSIPGAALAGLCLGLLESYTALFLESSTADMLIFILVIVGMLAFPRGLIGKGEA; this is encoded by the coding sequence ATGAATTGGTATCTCCTGCTCGGCCAGGCGACCGTCAATGGACTGGTCGTCGGCCTGCTCTACCTGCTCATGGCCGTGGGCTTCACGCTGGTGTTCGGCGTGATGCGCATGGTGAATTTTGCGCACGGTGAGTTCTACATGCTGGGCGCGTTTGCCGCCTATGTGCTGATGGTGCATCTGGGTGCGCCATTTCTGCTGGCCGTGGTGCTCACCGTGGTGATTGCGATTGTCTTTGGCAGTCTGGTGGAATGGCTGGTGCTCAAGCCGTTTCGCAAGGACGAACTCAACGGCATGATCGTCACCATTGGCCTGGCCATGATCTTGCAGAACGTGGCGTTGATGGTGTTCGGGCCGGACCCAGTGTCCGTGCCTGCCATCGCCACCGGGGCCTCCAGCTTTCTGGGTGTGACCGTGGCGAACTCGCGTTTGTATGTGATCGCCTTTGCGGTCGCAGTGCTGGTGCTGCTGTATGTGTTTCTGCGGCATTCCGCTGTGGGGCGTGGCCTGCGCGCGGTGGTGGAAGATGCCGATATTGCAGCGCTGCAAGGCGTGAAGGCGCGTCTTTACTACCCACTGGGATTCGGTATTGGCATTGGGCTGGCGGCCATCGCGGGCGCGTTGATGGCACCGTTGTTTTCGGTGTCGCCCTTCATGGGACAGGCGCCGTTGCTCAAGGCTTTCATGGTGGTGATTCTGGGTGGGTTGGGCAGCATTCCGGGTGCCGCGCTCGCGGGGCTGTGCCTTGGACTTCTGGAGAGCTACACAGCGCTGTTCCTCGAAAGCAGCACGGCGGACATGCTGATTTTCATTCTGGTCATCGTGGGCATGCTGGCTTTCCCGCGTGGGCTGATCGGCAAAGGGGAGGCGTGA
- a CDS encoding MmgE/PrpD family protein, with the protein MANHTTSANNAPAENIAQQLADFAVGVKASDLPKPVWDKSVHHIIDSIGIGFASHHFPFAAPGLKGIAVAGGSGEASVVGCALKLSARDAAMANAYLMHGLDFDDTHPGGIVHPTVACLPAAMALAEVQDQTWGELIAAYVSGMETCIRLGLAVKGGFHHAGFHATGLLSHFSAAVVAGKLLGLNAAEIVGAQGIAASTSASVQVFLEDGAWTKRLHPGLGASAGITAAHLVQNGFKAPLRPYEGRFGFFETHMQAHVGDVNYAAIVDGLGRDWALLDTAIKPYPVCHFIHGAAEAALRLHEQVKDKSRIVRITCELPAPTLPIVAEPAAAKVVPRSDYEAKFSAQFVVAACLLKGRFGLAELEDDALKDEATLALARRVTCIEERDSPFPLHFSGAVTIELDSGETLACRIPVNLGSGVRALTREDIVTKFHGTAGIVLSKERATQVVHALLDAKPETPARKMVEMLRT; encoded by the coding sequence ATGGCAAACCACACTACCAGCGCGAACAACGCGCCAGCGGAAAACATCGCACAGCAGCTCGCCGATTTCGCGGTCGGCGTGAAAGCATCCGATCTGCCCAAGCCCGTCTGGGACAAATCGGTGCACCACATCATCGACTCGATCGGCATCGGTTTTGCTTCCCACCATTTCCCGTTTGCGGCCCCGGGCCTGAAAGGCATCGCGGTGGCGGGTGGGTCGGGCGAGGCCAGCGTCGTCGGTTGCGCGCTCAAACTCTCCGCACGCGATGCGGCCATGGCCAATGCCTACCTCATGCATGGCCTGGATTTTGACGACACGCATCCGGGCGGCATCGTGCATCCGACGGTTGCCTGCCTTCCCGCCGCCATGGCGCTCGCCGAGGTGCAAGACCAGACCTGGGGCGAACTGATTGCGGCCTATGTCAGCGGCATGGAGACCTGCATCCGCCTGGGGCTGGCGGTCAAAGGCGGCTTTCACCACGCGGGCTTTCATGCGACCGGGCTGCTTTCGCATTTCAGTGCGGCGGTGGTGGCGGGCAAGCTGCTGGGGCTGAACGCAGCGGAGATCGTGGGGGCGCAAGGCATTGCGGCGAGCACGTCTGCCAGCGTGCAGGTGTTCCTTGAAGATGGTGCATGGACCAAGCGCCTGCATCCGGGGCTGGGTGCGTCGGCTGGCATCACCGCAGCGCATCTGGTGCAGAACGGTTTCAAGGCGCCGCTTCGTCCCTACGAGGGTCGGTTCGGCTTCTTCGAAACCCATATGCAAGCCCATGTGGGCGATGTGAACTATGCCGCCATCGTGGACGGGCTCGGCCGCGACTGGGCCTTGCTCGACACCGCCATCAAACCTTACCCCGTGTGCCACTTCATCCATGGTGCCGCCGAAGCCGCACTGCGACTGCATGAACAAGTCAAAGACAAGAGCCGCATCGTCCGCATCACCTGCGAGCTGCCTGCGCCGACGCTGCCCATCGTGGCTGAACCGGCTGCTGCCAAGGTGGTGCCGCGCTCGGATTACGAAGCCAAGTTCAGTGCGCAATTCGTGGTGGCTGCTTGTCTGCTCAAGGGTCGATTCGGATTGGCCGAGCTGGAGGACGATGCGCTCAAGGATGAAGCCACCCTGGCGTTGGCCCGGCGCGTGACCTGCATCGAAGAGCGCGATTCGCCCTTCCCGCTACATTTCTCGGGAGCGGTGACGATCGAGCTGGATTCCGGAGAGACGCTTGCCTGCCGCATTCCCGTCAATCTGGGCAGCGGAGTGCGAGCGCTCACGCGCGAGGACATCGTCACCAAATTCCACGGCACGGCCGGCATCGTCCTGTCCAAGGAGCGCGCGACGCAGGTGGTGCACGCGCTGCTGGATGCCAAGCCCGAAACGCCCGCCCGAAAGATGGTGGAAATGCTGCGCACTTGA
- a CDS encoding branched-chain amino acid ABC transporter permease, producing the protein MNTRAQPLPVTPANRETSRAGFRPVLFAVAMAAVALAVWPWLAGQFVLHLAIMACINIVIVNGLSLIDRSGQLSFGHSAPVALGAYASVLLVTWTGMGVVPSALLGLVFVALLAALLGWVILRLKGVYFVLVTFAFAELVRLVLLDAAPITGGASGIAGIAPMQIAGWLFDSRERFYLLALVMAVASLGLMIWLFQRPLGHAMEAVAANPALAESTGINVLRIQIVAYVIGSVLAGMGGVLIARYVGFISPESFGTSASVAFITMLVIGGRKSVYGPVLGALVLTPLPELFRGAVQTQHMFYGAALILILRFLPGGIASLVGMLRSSRSSQ; encoded by the coding sequence ATGAATACCCGTGCACAACCCTTGCCAGTCACCCCGGCGAATCGGGAGACCTCTCGCGCAGGCTTCAGGCCCGTGCTGTTCGCTGTCGCCATGGCTGCCGTGGCATTGGCCGTCTGGCCCTGGCTGGCGGGGCAGTTTGTCCTGCATCTGGCCATCATGGCCTGCATCAACATCGTGATCGTCAACGGGCTGTCGCTCATCGATCGCAGCGGCCAGCTCTCCTTCGGTCATTCCGCTCCGGTGGCGCTCGGGGCCTATGCCTCGGTGCTGCTGGTCACCTGGACGGGAATGGGCGTTGTCCCTTCTGCCTTGCTGGGTCTTGTGTTCGTGGCGCTGTTGGCGGCCTTGCTCGGATGGGTGATCCTGCGATTGAAGGGGGTCTACTTTGTGCTGGTCACCTTCGCGTTTGCAGAATTGGTGCGACTGGTCTTGCTGGATGCTGCGCCGATCACCGGCGGTGCAAGCGGTATCGCGGGCATCGCGCCCATGCAGATCGCCGGTTGGCTGTTCGATTCGCGCGAACGTTTCTATCTGCTGGCGCTGGTGATGGCGGTGGCTTCGCTTGGATTGATGATCTGGCTTTTCCAACGTCCTCTCGGCCATGCGATGGAAGCCGTGGCAGCCAATCCGGCATTGGCCGAATCGACGGGCATCAATGTGCTGCGCATTCAGATCGTGGCCTATGTGATCGGCTCCGTTCTGGCGGGAATGGGTGGCGTGCTGATCGCTCGCTATGTCGGCTTCATATCGCCCGAGTCATTCGGCACCAGCGCTTCCGTGGCGTTCATCACCATGCTGGTGATCGGAGGTCGCAAGTCGGTGTACGGCCCCGTGCTGGGCGCACTGGTGCTCACACCGCTGCCGGAGTTGTTTCGCGGCGCGGTGCAGACGCAGCACATGTTCTATGGCGCTGCATTGATTCTGATTCTTCGCTTTTTGCCGGGCGGCATTGCCAGTCTGGTGGGAATGCTGCGTTCCTCTCGGAGTTCTCAATGA
- a CDS encoding LysR family transcriptional regulator, with protein MNRHPQLRFHLPELETFLVVIEEGSFSRAAERLCVSQPAVSSRVKRLEDVLRVQLIKRTTRSVYATEDGELLRTAAQEALSGLYGVLRQFQDRSEAARNRVVIAATPMIAATFLPAIIQSYSERFPDVQVVLRDMPFDMLLGTLSGGMADIGVTAIDGDYENIEFQPLAEEPIVLVVPAKHPLADQSKVTVEMIQPYRMIFLDRYTNLREKLSGEFARFGATLKTSTATTMPTLMGMLDTGSCVGFLPRSMAQINARESRVIVELADFHATRNYGSVVSRRAAITSAVQSFRDHLHAEFVPLI; from the coding sequence TTGAACAGACATCCGCAGTTGCGTTTTCACCTGCCGGAACTCGAGACATTTCTGGTGGTGATCGAAGAGGGCAGTTTCAGCCGTGCTGCGGAGCGTCTTTGCGTTTCGCAGCCGGCGGTGTCCAGCCGCGTCAAGCGCCTGGAAGACGTGCTGCGCGTGCAGCTCATCAAGCGCACCACGCGCAGCGTCTACGCCACCGAAGATGGTGAGCTGCTGCGCACCGCAGCGCAGGAGGCGCTGTCCGGTCTCTATGGCGTGCTGCGCCAGTTCCAGGACCGCTCCGAGGCAGCCCGCAACCGCGTGGTGATTGCCGCCACGCCGATGATTGCGGCCACCTTTCTGCCCGCCATCATCCAGTCGTACAGCGAACGCTTTCCCGACGTGCAGGTCGTTCTGCGCGACATGCCGTTCGACATGCTGCTGGGCACGCTCAGCGGCGGCATGGCCGACATCGGCGTGACGGCCATCGATGGCGACTACGAAAACATCGAGTTCCAGCCGTTGGCCGAAGAGCCCATCGTGTTGGTCGTCCCGGCCAAGCATCCGCTCGCCGATCAATCCAAGGTGACGGTGGAGATGATCCAGCCGTACCGCATGATTTTTCTGGACCGCTACACCAACCTGCGCGAAAAGCTGTCGGGCGAGTTTGCGCGTTTTGGCGCGACGCTCAAGACCTCCACAGCCACCACCATGCCCACGCTCATGGGCATGCTCGACACCGGCAGCTGCGTGGGCTTTCTGCCGCGCTCGATGGCGCAGATCAACGCACGCGAATCGCGCGTGATTGTGGAGCTGGCCGACTTCCATGCCACGCGCAACTACGGCAGCGTGGTCTCGCGTCGCGCGGCCATCACTTCCGCGGTGCAGAGCTTTCGCGACCATCTGCATGCAGAGTTTGTGCCGCTGATTTAG
- a CDS encoding LLM class flavin-dependent oxidoreductase, giving the protein MSKTPRQMSLIAFMQAQNCTNYAGSWRHPDSMTDSLSPEYYQRVARTLEEGKFDMAFFDDRLAIPDIYGNSHRDTVKYGVRATKLEPTAVLMAMAMATSRLGLGATYSTTYYEPYHVARLYATLDLMTKGRVAWNVVTSMNDSEAANFGHEEHLEHDLRYDRADEFMEVVMGHWDTWADDAIINDKASEIYADPDKVRRLDHQGTYFKSRGPLSVPRSRQGNPVILQAGQSGRGLTFAARWAEVVFCKYPTLEGGKKQYKGLKDAVANAGRDPSLLRIAPELKIIVGETESIAKEKRDLIASLSRPIDGLTMIGETLNIDFSNRPYDQPFTDEELAAVSWQSLRDKVIQVSGKKNPSVRDFVEASGRGTLNDGPCFVGTPTQVADQMQEWFENACDGFVLSGTTVPGTYEDIVRLVIPELQRRGIFRKEYPGTTLRDTLGLRRPNAGDWKKGAQ; this is encoded by the coding sequence ATGTCCAAAACACCACGCCAAATGTCGCTCATCGCCTTCATGCAGGCGCAGAACTGCACCAACTACGCGGGCTCGTGGAGGCACCCTGACAGCATGACGGACTCGCTCAGTCCCGAGTACTACCAGCGCGTGGCGCGCACGCTGGAAGAGGGCAAGTTCGACATGGCCTTTTTCGACGACCGGCTTGCCATTCCCGACATCTACGGCAACAGCCACCGCGATACCGTCAAGTACGGTGTGCGTGCCACCAAGCTGGAGCCCACCGCCGTGCTGATGGCGATGGCGATGGCGACTTCGCGCTTGGGGCTGGGTGCCACTTACTCGACCACTTACTACGAGCCTTATCACGTGGCGCGGCTTTATGCGACTTTGGATCTGATGACCAAAGGCCGTGTAGCGTGGAACGTGGTCACTTCGATGAACGACTCTGAAGCCGCCAACTTCGGCCACGAAGAGCATCTGGAGCACGATCTGCGCTACGACCGCGCCGACGAGTTTATGGAAGTCGTGATGGGGCATTGGGACACTTGGGCCGACGACGCCATCATCAACGACAAGGCCTCCGAGATCTATGCGGATCCCGACAAAGTGCGCCGACTCGACCATCAAGGCACGTATTTCAAATCGCGCGGACCGCTGTCAGTGCCGCGCTCGCGGCAGGGCAATCCGGTGATTCTGCAGGCGGGACAAAGCGGTCGCGGGCTGACGTTTGCCGCGCGCTGGGCCGAAGTCGTCTTCTGCAAGTATCCGACGCTTGAAGGCGGCAAGAAGCAGTACAAGGGTCTGAAGGACGCCGTGGCGAATGCGGGCCGCGATCCGTCACTGCTGCGCATTGCACCGGAGCTCAAAATCATCGTGGGCGAAACGGAAAGCATCGCCAAGGAAAAGCGCGACCTGATCGCCAGCCTGTCGCGTCCCATCGACGGGCTGACGATGATCGGCGAGACGCTGAACATCGACTTCTCCAACCGTCCTTACGACCAACCATTCACAGATGAGGAGTTGGCCGCCGTGTCCTGGCAGAGCCTGCGCGACAAGGTCATTCAGGTCAGTGGCAAGAAGAACCCCTCGGTGCGCGACTTTGTGGAAGCCTCTGGTCGCGGCACGCTCAACGACGGTCCGTGCTTTGTGGGCACCCCCACTCAGGTGGCCGATCAGATGCAGGAATGGTTCGAGAACGCCTGCGACGGCTTTGTGCTCTCGGGCACTACTGTGCCGGGCACGTACGAGGACATCGTGCGTCTGGTGATTCCCGAGCTGCAACGCCGTGGCATCTTCCGCAAGGAATATCCGGGCACGACGCTGCGCGACACGCTGGGTCTGCGTCGTCCTAACGCTGGCGACTGGAAGAAGGGCGCGCAATGA
- a CDS encoding acyclic terpene utilization AtuA family protein — MSQTNHEVRMMSASGILGYGFPEASLNAALERKPHMIGVDGGSSDPGPHYLGSGKTLNSRLAMKRDLSLLLRGAIKNGIPMMVGTCGGAGGEPHLQICADIIREVAKEHGLSFKMALIHAEQDKGFLLEQLNAGKLRPLGNAPQLRAQDIEGAERIVGMMGPEPYRRALAEGAQVILGGRGTDPAPWVALAMHHGVPEAPAWYAGKMLECACNAAIPKKHDCLLVTVGEDFVQAEPLNPELRCTPMSVAVQALHENASPVIRYEPGGVVHSEHCSITAVTDRVVRITGMQWKPAPYTIKLEGARRVGFSAFTIAATRDPGLIGQIDSFLDFVRESTATKVKALGLSTDDYQLVLRVYGRDGVMGAWEPSKDAKPIEVSLIAEVVATTQEIANAALSLARVTLLHSDFPGRMCREGNMAFPFSPSDVERGAIYEFMLQHVIEIDDPLTMFPIDYETVGAAA; from the coding sequence ATGAGCCAGACAAATCACGAGGTGCGGATGATGTCCGCGAGCGGCATTCTGGGCTACGGCTTTCCGGAGGCCTCGCTGAACGCGGCGCTGGAGCGCAAGCCGCACATGATCGGCGTGGACGGCGGCAGCTCCGATCCGGGGCCGCATTATCTGGGCTCGGGAAAGACGCTGAATTCACGTCTGGCGATGAAGCGCGATCTGTCGCTGCTGCTGCGCGGGGCCATCAAGAACGGCATTCCGATGATGGTGGGCACCTGCGGCGGCGCGGGCGGAGAGCCGCATCTGCAGATCTGTGCCGACATCATTCGCGAAGTGGCCAAGGAACACGGCTTGAGCTTCAAGATGGCGCTGATCCATGCCGAGCAGGACAAGGGCTTTCTGCTGGAGCAGTTGAACGCAGGCAAGCTCCGTCCTCTTGGCAATGCGCCGCAACTCAGGGCGCAGGACATCGAGGGGGCAGAGCGCATTGTCGGCATGATGGGCCCCGAGCCTTATCGCCGTGCTTTGGCCGAAGGTGCGCAGGTGATTCTGGGTGGTCGGGGCACCGACCCTGCACCGTGGGTGGCACTGGCCATGCACCATGGCGTGCCGGAAGCGCCGGCCTGGTATGCGGGCAAGATGCTGGAATGCGCCTGCAATGCGGCGATTCCCAAGAAGCATGATTGCCTGCTCGTGACCGTGGGCGAGGACTTTGTGCAGGCCGAGCCGCTCAATCCCGAACTGCGTTGCACACCCATGTCGGTGGCGGTGCAGGCGCTGCATGAAAACGCGAGTCCCGTGATTCGCTACGAGCCCGGCGGCGTGGTGCACAGCGAGCACTGCAGCATCACGGCGGTGACGGACAGGGTGGTGCGCATCACCGGCATGCAGTGGAAGCCCGCACCCTACACCATCAAGCTCGAAGGCGCGCGGCGCGTGGGCTTCAGCGCATTCACGATTGCTGCGACGCGCGATCCCGGGCTCATCGGGCAGATCGACAGTTTTCTGGATTTCGTGCGTGAATCGACTGCCACCAAGGTCAAGGCACTGGGTCTGTCCACGGACGACTACCAGCTCGTGCTGCGTGTTTACGGACGCGATGGTGTGATGGGTGCGTGGGAGCCATCGAAGGATGCCAAGCCCATCGAGGTCTCGTTGATCGCCGAGGTGGTCGCAACGACGCAGGAGATTGCCAATGCGGCGCTGTCGCTGGCGCGCGTGACGCTGCTGCATTCGGACTTTCCCGGCCGCATGTGCCGCGAAGGCAATATGGCGTTTCCGTTCTCGCCGTCCGATGTGGAGCGCGGTGCCATCTACGAATTCATGCTCCAGCATGTCATCGAGATCGACGACCCTTTGACCATGTTCCCCATTGACTACGAAACCGTAGGAGCCGCCGCATGA
- a CDS encoding ABC transporter substrate-binding protein, with protein sequence MTRFTSSLLASMILGGFALHASAQETLKIGAVVTLSGAGASWGQAMKNAAELAADKVNAAGGLDVGGKKYKVQIIPYDDKYQAGEAVTVTNRLVFEDKVKYIIGPTGSAPILAVQPITEKNQVITSTLGFTDKALSAEKPFSFRPVNTTVEFAEQQVNWLVKSLGVKKVGAMFPNDETGQVMARDLEGAYTKAGSTMAAKEFYERDRVDFVPMLTKMMARGMDAIDINGNSPATAGLIVKQARELGFKGKIVRTGGPATTEIIGVAGKEAVEGMIVYAVLDPSLPSTKAYMDAYAAKYKTSVNGFSPPYYDFTNMLFEAMRRAGTVTDSQKVAAELENIKDFDGALGKLGWTGKTRYGINHQLAVPFYLAEVKNGAEVTRARCTVVEGCK encoded by the coding sequence ATGACTCGATTCACTTCTTCCCTCCTCGCTTCCATGATTCTGGGCGGCTTCGCCCTGCATGCTTCGGCGCAGGAGACGCTCAAGATCGGTGCGGTGGTCACGCTGTCCGGTGCAGGTGCATCGTGGGGTCAGGCCATGAAGAACGCTGCGGAGCTGGCGGCCGACAAGGTCAACGCTGCGGGTGGCCTGGACGTGGGGGGCAAGAAGTACAAGGTCCAGATCATTCCCTACGACGACAAGTACCAGGCAGGCGAGGCGGTCACGGTCACCAACCGGCTGGTGTTCGAGGACAAGGTCAAATACATCATTGGCCCGACGGGCTCGGCTCCGATTCTGGCGGTGCAGCCGATCACCGAGAAGAACCAGGTGATCACCTCTACGCTGGGTTTCACCGACAAGGCCCTTTCAGCAGAAAAGCCCTTCAGCTTCCGCCCGGTCAATACGACGGTCGAGTTTGCCGAGCAACAGGTGAACTGGCTGGTCAAGAGCCTGGGCGTGAAGAAGGTCGGAGCCATGTTCCCCAACGACGAAACCGGTCAGGTGATGGCGCGTGATCTGGAGGGCGCATACACCAAGGCGGGTAGCACGATGGCAGCCAAGGAGTTCTACGAACGCGACCGCGTCGACTTCGTTCCCATGCTGACCAAGATGATGGCGCGTGGCATGGATGCCATCGACATCAACGGCAACTCGCCAGCCACGGCAGGGCTGATCGTCAAGCAGGCGCGCGAGCTGGGGTTCAAAGGCAAGATCGTGCGCACCGGTGGCCCTGCAACCACCGAGATCATTGGCGTGGCAGGCAAGGAAGCCGTGGAAGGCATGATCGTCTACGCGGTGCTCGATCCATCGCTGCCGTCCACCAAGGCATACATGGACGCTTACGCGGCCAAGTACAAGACCTCGGTGAACGGCTTCAGCCCACCGTACTACGACTTCACCAACATGCTGTTCGAGGCCATGCGCCGTGCTGGCACCGTGACCGATTCGCAGAAGGTGGCAGCAGAGTTGGAAAACATCAAGGATTTTGATGGCGCACTGGGCAAGCTGGGCTGGACCGGCAAAACCCGTTATGGCATCAACCATCAACTGGCCGTGCCTTTCTATCTGGCCGAAGTGAAGAACGGCGCCGAGGTGACGCGCGCGCGATGCACCGTGGTCGAGGGCTGCAAGTAA
- a CDS encoding ABC transporter ATP-binding protein produces MTAILEVKGLAKHFGGLAAVKNLSFSIQQGQIAGLIGPNGAGKTTAFNSICGVLAPTKGQVLFAGQDITGKRPSEIVSRGLVRTFQSTTTFANETVERNIENALLSRIRGSAPQVLMRRSSALLAREEVQAEIDRVIDIVGMQEWRHMEAGTLAYGLQKKLGIAIGLATRPSMMLMDEPAAGLNHEECNELTRLLRRLRDEHGMTILLVEHHMAIVMEVCERIVVLVHGEKIAEGTPEELRVNPAVVEAYLGAPEYAHA; encoded by the coding sequence ATGACAGCCATTTTGGAAGTAAAGGGGCTGGCCAAGCATTTCGGTGGCTTGGCGGCCGTGAAGAATCTGAGCTTTTCGATTCAACAAGGGCAGATTGCCGGTTTGATCGGTCCCAATGGGGCAGGCAAGACCACCGCGTTCAATTCCATCTGCGGAGTGCTGGCACCCACCAAAGGGCAAGTGCTGTTTGCGGGACAGGACATCACCGGCAAACGGCCCAGCGAAATTGTCTCTCGCGGCCTGGTGCGAACGTTCCAGTCGACCACCACCTTCGCGAATGAAACCGTGGAGCGCAACATCGAAAACGCTTTGCTGTCGCGCATCCGGGGATCTGCCCCGCAGGTGCTCATGCGCCGCAGCTCGGCGCTGCTGGCACGCGAGGAAGTGCAGGCCGAGATCGACCGCGTGATCGACATCGTCGGCATGCAGGAATGGCGGCACATGGAGGCGGGCACTCTGGCCTATGGCTTGCAGAAGAAGCTCGGCATCGCCATCGGTTTGGCCACACGGCCTTCGATGATGCTGATGGACGAACCGGCCGCAGGTTTGAATCACGAGGAGTGCAATGAGCTGACGCGCTTGCTGCGCCGCCTGCGTGATGAACATGGCATGACGATCTTGCTGGTGGAGCACCACATGGCCATCGTCATGGAGGTGTGCGAGCGCATTGTGGTGCTGGTGCATGGGGAAAAAATTGCAGAGGGAACGCCGGAGGAGTTGCGTGTGAATCCAGCCG
- a CDS encoding DUF4387 domain-containing protein, with translation MTRLKDIAKACKSKNAGPFHITLDIMFDDPKLFERVRATGVIRAELIAQLYGVPAESVQFTEYPPALAWKATIARRIPSGAIGDTDIYGAQQHAPLLDIEVPIQAS, from the coding sequence ATGACGCGCCTGAAAGACATTGCCAAGGCTTGCAAGAGCAAGAATGCAGGACCGTTTCACATCACGCTGGACATCATGTTCGACGATCCCAAGCTGTTCGAGCGCGTGCGCGCCACGGGCGTGATCCGTGCTGAGCTGATCGCGCAGTTGTACGGTGTGCCTGCCGAATCGGTGCAGTTCACCGAATACCCGCCCGCGTTGGCGTGGAAGGCCACCATCGCGCGGCGAATTCCATCTGGCGCGATAGGAGATACGGATATCTACGGCGCGCAGCAGCATGCACCATTGCTGGACATCGAGGTTCCGATCCAAGCTAGCTAG